A region from the Kineothrix sp. IPX-CK genome encodes:
- a CDS encoding MBL fold metallo-hydrolase gives MTNITFYNGLREIGGTFIAIETEVSCLMFDFGFAASRRMDNKIKNRLEHYPEDCVRLGLLPQIDGVYNKKAADRLGVLPYGEAQKKCYFIISHMHIDHMGGLGMLDSDIPVYMSEESKILYGLLEEQKDIEYRAHPNCIGVPFKEQIVMGDILVTILPVDHDIVGASGFLIETPDGKIAYTGDYRFHGFHSDYSYEFAERAKGADVLITEGVTVSFGDVNLLEADRPEEERTELTLQEEMYEYAKNEKKLLVINSYNRNIERIHALIHTLKKAGRTLVLDTLHASYVSGFYPNDEISVYQETMDDKEVSKDWKIITKTELLTNSSDYVLQLDYSNMYELLDLASVISLYIHMDGSPLGGYDPSFEIMINLLNSLAIPYKNKGLGGHAAPFYLRYMIDTIAPDILVPIHSFRPEQVISEKIKKQFLPQYGDCIKLQKA, from the coding sequence ATGACAAATATTACATTTTATAATGGATTGCGGGAAATTGGAGGAACTTTTATTGCAATAGAAACTGAAGTTTCCTGTCTTATGTTTGATTTTGGCTTTGCTGCGTCGAGACGAATGGATAATAAGATAAAGAACCGGCTGGAACATTACCCGGAGGATTGTGTCAGATTAGGCTTACTTCCTCAAATAGATGGAGTGTATAACAAAAAAGCTGCAGACCGATTGGGAGTGTTACCTTACGGAGAAGCCCAAAAGAAGTGCTATTTTATTATTTCCCATATGCATATTGATCATATGGGCGGACTTGGAATGCTGGATTCGGATATCCCCGTATATATGAGTGAAGAATCAAAGATACTTTATGGACTATTGGAGGAGCAAAAGGACATAGAATATCGTGCTCATCCTAATTGCATTGGAGTTCCATTTAAAGAGCAAATTGTGATGGGAGATATACTGGTAACAATACTGCCTGTCGATCATGATATAGTAGGTGCTTCCGGATTTCTAATTGAAACTCCTGATGGAAAGATTGCTTATACAGGGGACTATCGTTTCCACGGATTTCATTCGGATTATTCCTATGAATTTGCAGAACGGGCAAAGGGCGCGGATGTACTCATTACAGAAGGAGTCACTGTCAGCTTCGGTGATGTCAATTTATTAGAAGCAGATCGCCCGGAAGAGGAACGTACGGAGCTCACACTGCAAGAGGAAATGTATGAATACGCTAAAAATGAGAAGAAATTACTGGTGATTAATTCATATAACAGAAATATAGAGAGGATACATGCTCTTATTCATACATTAAAAAAAGCAGGCAGGACATTGGTTTTAGATACACTTCATGCTTCTTATGTCAGCGGCTTTTATCCAAATGACGAGATTTCTGTATATCAGGAGACAATGGATGATAAAGAAGTATCAAAAGATTGGAAAATAATTACCAAAACAGAACTTTTAACAAATTCCTCTGACTATGTGCTTCAGTTGGACTATTCCAATATGTATGAACTCCTTGATCTCGCATCTGTAATATCTTTATACATTCATATGGACGGTTCACCGCTGGGGGGTTATGATCCATCCTTTGAAATAATGATAAACTTATTAAACAGTCTGGCGATACCTTATAAGAATAAAGGCCTGGGGGGACATGCGGCTCCTTTTTACCTCAGATACATGATAGATACAATTGCACCGGATATCCTTGTTCCCATTCATAGTTTTCGACCGGAACAAGTGATATCAGAAAAGATAAAAAAGCAATTTCTGCCTCAATATGGGGATTGCATAAAATTACAAAAGGCATAA
- the surE gene encoding 5'/3'-nucleotidase SurE — protein MRILVVNDDGIGADGLRHLVQMAKELGEVWVVAPNQQCSAMSHRITVHGTIDVIKKDYLIDGVHAYAVGGTPADCVKIGLRYLLPQKPDIFFSGINYGYNVGLDILYSGTVGAAMEAIVNGIPSIAFSKEMNDNYDVTDAYLLSITKELLSRSIQKNQIWNVNFPGCNMSELRGIVEDRIPAQEQFYSDHYERTELKKDNFRLRACGVKNESAKEGTDMKAVLENYISIGKVDNHILR, from the coding sequence ATGAGAATATTAGTAGTAAATGATGATGGCATTGGTGCAGACGGACTTCGTCATCTGGTACAGATGGCGAAAGAACTTGGCGAAGTGTGGGTAGTGGCACCAAATCAACAATGCAGCGCTATGTCCCATAGAATCACAGTTCATGGAACAATAGACGTCATAAAAAAAGATTACTTAATTGACGGAGTGCATGCTTATGCTGTGGGGGGAACTCCGGCAGATTGTGTTAAGATTGGACTGCGATATCTATTGCCGCAAAAACCGGATATATTTTTTTCCGGTATAAATTATGGATATAATGTGGGTTTAGACATTTTGTATTCAGGTACGGTGGGAGCTGCAATGGAAGCCATAGTGAACGGAATACCGTCCATAGCATTTTCAAAGGAAATGAATGATAATTATGATGTGACAGATGCCTATTTACTTTCTATTACAAAAGAGCTTTTAAGCCGGAGTATACAAAAAAACCAAATTTGGAATGTTAATTTTCCCGGATGCAATATGTCTGAGCTTAGAGGTATTGTGGAGGATCGTATTCCGGCACAGGAACAATTTTATTCGGACCATTATGAGAGAACCGAACTGAAAAAGGATAACTTTCGTTTGAGAGCATGTGGTGTAAAGAATGAAAGCGCTAAGGAAGGAACTGATATGAAGGCAGTTTTAGAAAATTACATATCTATAGGGAAAGTTGATAACCATATACTTAGGTAG
- a CDS encoding FAD-dependent oxidoreductase gives MKRKKSKRILFLVLAMMMTAALFTGCGQTTENQESDTTAKEATEDTAQAANAEFTPGTYKAEAEGKDGTITVEVTFSETEITDIQILSQSETDGIGTSALDSIKEQVLGGQTLAVDAISGATMTSNGLLAAIEDTVSQAGGDVESLKNKIVAKENEGETEQLSADVVVIGAGASGVSAAVSAADKGAKVILIEKTSVIGGTSNLSWAGKFYNSSAALDNDVTVNVEEEIANWIVNNHWRVDSAAIRQYVTKSGETYDWLAEKGYPTTFINFGGEQLHMLPAYEDRQDLLKAMLDEAVVKNGGQVLTETTGKKLITNEAGDVIGVSAEKADGTTLEISATSVVLATGGYAANAKMVKELFGFEGINGGLGQNIGEGLEMAWEAGAKIPDNIGGQMLHQTLSTATDNLKKKYESFEASYPLMLCYLPNFMNVGPNGARFRDEAATLTAVAAANTSAFNGAYHMVIVSTSQLKELEANGMNGVNAPSLPGLPPEFYADFTEQFTLDNPWKNVISVFDSMVENGDGYKGNTIEELAVNAGMDVDTFTAEFENYSNAIATGEDTAFGKSAEYLTDMGDEGPYYAVVAKINNLGSVGGLLVNTQFKVLDDNRLPINGLYAVGLESEGVLFNDTYVGNGVGIGYSFTSGRLGGEDAAAYALQAK, from the coding sequence ATGAAAAGGAAAAAAAGTAAACGTATTTTATTTTTGGTTTTAGCTATGATGATGACAGCTGCTCTTTTTACAGGCTGCGGTCAAACTACCGAAAACCAAGAATCAGACACCACCGCGAAGGAGGCGACTGAAGATACTGCACAAGCTGCGAATGCTGAATTTACACCCGGTACGTATAAGGCAGAAGCAGAAGGCAAAGATGGTACTATAACAGTAGAGGTTACATTTAGTGAAACTGAAATAACGGATATTCAGATCTTAAGCCAGTCAGAGACAGATGGCATTGGCACATCTGCTCTGGACTCCATTAAAGAACAGGTTCTTGGAGGACAGACCCTTGCTGTAGATGCGATATCAGGTGCGACTATGACAAGCAATGGCTTACTTGCAGCAATTGAAGACACTGTTTCGCAGGCCGGCGGTGATGTAGAATCCTTGAAAAACAAAATCGTAGCCAAAGAAAATGAAGGTGAAACCGAGCAATTATCAGCTGATGTCGTAGTAATCGGTGCCGGTGCTTCCGGTGTCTCAGCTGCTGTGTCAGCTGCTGATAAGGGAGCCAAGGTCATTCTAATTGAAAAGACATCGGTAATCGGTGGTACAAGTAACTTATCCTGGGCAGGTAAATTCTATAATTCTTCCGCGGCTCTTGATAATGATGTTACAGTCAATGTAGAAGAAGAAATTGCCAATTGGATTGTCAACAATCATTGGCGGGTAGATTCTGCTGCAATCAGACAATATGTTACAAAATCAGGGGAAACCTATGATTGGCTGGCCGAGAAAGGTTACCCCACTACTTTTATTAATTTTGGTGGAGAACAGCTGCATATGTTACCTGCCTACGAAGACCGTCAGGATTTATTAAAAGCCATGTTGGACGAGGCAGTTGTGAAAAATGGCGGTCAGGTTCTTACAGAAACAACCGGTAAAAAATTAATAACCAATGAGGCCGGAGATGTAATTGGAGTAAGCGCAGAAAAGGCAGACGGAACCACTCTGGAAATTTCAGCAACAAGTGTTGTATTAGCAACCGGCGGCTATGCTGCAAACGCTAAGATGGTAAAAGAACTCTTTGGATTTGAAGGAATTAACGGTGGTTTGGGACAAAATATTGGCGAAGGTTTGGAAATGGCCTGGGAAGCTGGTGCCAAGATTCCTGACAACATCGGAGGTCAGATGCTTCACCAGACATTATCTACTGCAACAGATAATTTGAAGAAAAAGTATGAATCCTTTGAAGCAAGCTATCCATTGATGCTTTGCTATCTTCCTAATTTTATGAATGTAGGCCCTAACGGTGCAAGATTCCGTGATGAGGCTGCTACTTTAACTGCTGTCGCTGCAGCCAATACCAGTGCATTTAACGGTGCATATCATATGGTAATTGTTTCTACAAGCCAATTGAAAGAATTGGAAGCAAATGGAATGAATGGTGTGAATGCACCGTCGTTACCGGGACTGCCTCCTGAATTCTATGCTGATTTTACAGAACAGTTCACCTTAGATAATCCCTGGAAGAACGTAATAAGCGTATTCGATTCCATGGTGGAAAATGGTGACGGTTACAAAGGAAATACAATAGAAGAGCTGGCTGTCAATGCTGGCATGGATGTTGATACATTTACGGCAGAATTTGAAAATTATAGCAATGCCATTGCCACAGGTGAAGATACTGCATTTGGAAAGAGCGCCGAATACCTTACAGATATGGGAGACGAAGGCCCTTATTATGCAGTTGTTGCGAAAATTAATAATTTAGGCTCCGTTGGCGGACTGTTGGTAAATACACAATTTAAAGTACTGGATGATAACAGGCTTCCCATTAACGGACTGTATGCAGTGGGACTGGAATCAGAGGGTGTTCTCTTTAACGACACTTATGTTGGAAATGGTGTCGGAATCGGATACTCCTTTACTTCCGGGCGTCTTGGCGGTGAAGACGCAGCCGCCTATGCATTGCAAGCAAAATAG
- a CDS encoding MerR family transcriptional regulator — protein sequence MKYTISKFAELLGVTVDTLRLYEKYNIITPEKEEHNNYRYFDDFDARNMLMSRWYRSLGFSMPEVAKLIQSGDFDTICDKIYIRAKELEDEIKQKELLLQKINNILLRLGNVDDELYRCSIRHYPGIYRIKQTNKNDLVKNDQLIEKVREWMEYIQHSFFSFRISESKILSTEHSFDYNWGLALYEESFHSLNLRMDDLVEYIEPKTYISSLILSSEEFITKDTLQFMIDEMHEKKHCMNGDVFGRIILTEHTKKRRQSLLEVNIPIK from the coding sequence ATGAAATATACCATAAGTAAATTTGCAGAATTATTAGGTGTTACCGTTGACACGTTAAGACTTTATGAAAAATACAATATCATAACTCCCGAAAAGGAGGAACACAATAATTACCGGTATTTTGATGATTTTGACGCACGAAATATGCTGATGAGCAGATGGTACCGAAGTCTTGGTTTCTCCATGCCGGAAGTGGCGAAGCTTATACAATCAGGTGATTTTGACACAATCTGCGATAAGATTTATATAAGGGCAAAGGAGTTGGAGGATGAAATTAAGCAGAAAGAATTATTATTACAGAAAATAAATAACATACTCCTTAGACTTGGAAACGTAGATGATGAGTTATATCGATGTTCCATTCGCCATTATCCAGGAATTTATAGAATTAAACAAACGAATAAAAATGATCTCGTAAAGAACGATCAACTCATAGAAAAAGTAAGGGAATGGATGGAATACATACAGCATTCCTTCTTTTCTTTTCGAATCAGTGAGAGCAAGATTTTATCTACGGAGCATTCCTTTGATTATAATTGGGGGCTGGCCCTTTATGAGGAAAGTTTTCATAGCCTGAATCTTAGGATGGACGATTTAGTTGAATATATCGAGCCTAAAACATATATCTCTTCTTTGATACTTTCTTCGGAGGAATTTATCACCAAAGATACCCTTCAGTTTATGATTGACGAAATGCATGAAAAAAAACACTGTATGAATGGTGATGTTTTTGGAAGAATTATTCTGACCGAGCACACTAAAAAAAGACGCCAATCTCTTTTAGAAGTTAATATTCCCATTAAATGA
- a CDS encoding zinc-dependent alcohol dehydrogenase family protein, which yields MNMRALIYNGPKNIRVEDAKVSEVGDTDVLIKIKYCGVCGTDIHIYSGDGGAFEAAPPLIMGHEFSGIVERTGAKVSKIKAGDLVTVDPNNMCGECYYCNNATEQFCENVIGIGTTCDGGFAQYCVVCEKQVFKFKEGMDALTAAMTEPVSCCLHGIDLCNIKLGDEVLVIGGGPIGLIMLQLARMAGASKIILSEPVAEKREMGIKLGADLVIDPLKEDMEAVLKENCKNVNVVIECVGNIRTIDTAVRCAGKGATVMMFGLTGPNTNLPVDPEVIFKKELKLTSSFINPYTFERSIAILESGQLNVTDMISDIIPLEDCVKAFENEDYRRKGKVVIQLNG from the coding sequence ATGAATATGCGGGCATTAATCTATAACGGGCCGAAAAATATCCGGGTAGAGGATGCGAAAGTTTCGGAAGTGGGAGATACAGATGTTTTAATTAAGATTAAATATTGCGGGGTGTGCGGTACAGATATACATATATACAGCGGAGATGGCGGAGCCTTTGAAGCTGCCCCACCACTGATCATGGGACACGAATTCTCAGGAATTGTGGAAAGAACAGGAGCAAAAGTAAGCAAAATAAAGGCCGGGGATTTAGTAACAGTGGATCCCAATAACATGTGCGGTGAGTGCTACTATTGCAACAATGCAACGGAGCAATTTTGTGAAAATGTGATTGGAATCGGAACAACCTGCGACGGTGGTTTTGCACAATATTGTGTTGTTTGTGAGAAACAGGTATTCAAGTTTAAGGAAGGCATGGATGCGTTAACCGCTGCCATGACCGAACCGGTATCCTGCTGTCTGCATGGTATTGATTTATGCAATATTAAGCTTGGAGATGAGGTACTGGTCATCGGCGGAGGCCCTATTGGTCTTATCATGCTGCAGCTGGCGAGGATGGCCGGGGCCAGCAAGATTATCCTTTCAGAGCCGGTAGCGGAAAAAAGAGAAATGGGAATCAAGCTGGGTGCAGATCTTGTGATCGATCCGCTAAAGGAAGATATGGAAGCTGTACTGAAAGAAAATTGTAAGAATGTTAATGTGGTAATTGAATGTGTGGGAAATATTCGGACTATTGACACTGCCGTAAGATGTGCCGGAAAGGGAGCAACGGTTATGATGTTCGGACTTACAGGACCTAATACGAATTTACCTGTCGATCCGGAAGTGATATTTAAAAAGGAGTTAAAGCTTACCTCATCCTTCATTAATCCATATACATTTGAAAGGTCAATTGCAATCTTAGAGTCCGGGCAGCTGAATGTGACAGATATGATTAGTGATATCATTCCTCTTGAAGACTGTGTGAAGGCTTTTGAGAATGAGGATTACCGGAGAAAAGGAAAGGTTGTTATTCAATTAAACGGCTAG
- a CDS encoding sugar ABC transporter substrate-binding protein — translation MKKRIISLLLVGVMAFSGLVGCGTAPAKETVETKTEEAKTTEAVTEPAKEEETTEASETENFKVGITLQSLENSYWAGVFGEVEKLLKEKGWEYTILACNDNSATQIQQIENFVTNQVDLIMVHPSDPNAIEDYLKQARDAGIKVMCWDDAMTNTDLNWILDNTKLGYAIGQEAANFINEHYADGSVAEVAIMNYPQTPILLERETGILNALEEIAGGKYKVVAQQPALDAQAAITNMETILQANPDTKIVCSIGAGGDIGANQAFMTKMEGEIPDDMGIFSADATQQQLEAIVNGEATRASVGFEGSNKKTAEAVVDLYERLLNGETFAEQNLVRPLLVIDSSNAAEYLADYK, via the coding sequence ATGAAAAAGAGAATCATTAGTTTGTTACTGGTTGGAGTAATGGCATTCTCCGGGCTGGTAGGCTGCGGTACAGCGCCTGCCAAGGAAACGGTGGAGACCAAAACAGAGGAAGCAAAAACAACAGAAGCCGTAACAGAACCTGCAAAAGAAGAGGAGACTACCGAGGCGTCTGAAACTGAGAACTTCAAGGTTGGTATTACGCTTCAGTCACTTGAAAACAGCTACTGGGCAGGAGTATTCGGCGAAGTAGAAAAGCTTCTGAAGGAAAAGGGATGGGAGTACACCATTCTTGCTTGTAACGATAACTCCGCTACACAGATTCAGCAGATTGAGAACTTTGTAACCAATCAGGTTGACCTGATTATGGTTCATCCTTCCGATCCCAATGCAATTGAGGATTACTTAAAGCAGGCAAGAGATGCAGGCATTAAGGTAATGTGCTGGGACGATGCAATGACAAACACAGATCTTAACTGGATTCTTGATAATACTAAGTTAGGATATGCAATTGGTCAAGAGGCGGCCAACTTCATTAATGAGCATTATGCAGACGGAAGTGTAGCTGAAGTGGCAATCATGAATTACCCTCAGACACCGATTCTTCTTGAAAGAGAAACGGGTATCCTGAATGCTCTTGAAGAAATCGCAGGCGGTAAATACAAAGTTGTTGCACAGCAGCCGGCACTTGATGCTCAGGCAGCAATAACCAATATGGAAACAATTCTTCAGGCTAACCCTGATACTAAAATTGTCTGCTCCATCGGTGCAGGCGGTGACATCGGCGCTAACCAGGCATTTATGACAAAGATGGAAGGTGAAATTCCCGACGATATGGGTATCTTCTCGGCAGATGCTACACAGCAGCAGTTAGAGGCGATTGTGAACGGTGAAGCTACGAGAGCATCCGTAGGTTTTGAAGGTTCTAATAAGAAAACAGCGGAAGCAGTTGTTGATCTTTATGAGAGACTCCTTAACGGTGAAACATTTGCAGAGCAGAATCTGGTAAGACCGCTTCTTGTTATCGACAGCTCAAATGCAGCGGAATACCTGGCAGATTATAAATAA
- a CDS encoding sugar ABC transporter ATP-binding protein — translation MKDEYILELQHIRKEYPGVVALKDVSLEVKKGEILALIGENGAGKSTLIKTCSGAVIPTSGKIVINGKEFTHMSPQLAAENGIAIIYQEFNNVKGLSAAENLFLGNPIRKGIIVDKKAMEKEAEKAFAQLNIKIDPKTLVGDLTVGYQQMIEIAKAILQDAKVLIMDEPSAPLTNAEVESMFKVCELLKEKGVSIIYISHRLEEIYRLSDRIVVLRDGEYIKTLITKDSHVDELIQLMVGRSLSETFPPRETDYKKDEVILELQNISGNGDKDINLQVRKGEILGLGGLVGAGRTELVQMIFGAAKKTEGKMLFKGKEINPKSPREAIDIGIALVPEDRKRHGVLLGVSIKNNINMPIYKKISRASVINNKKELEIAKKYEHELLIKTPTLHQLVKNLSGGNQQKVIIGKWLAANSELIIFDEPTRGIDVGAKAEIYKLMNEVIANGKTILLISSEMEELMGMSDRIIVLAEGRITGELKKEEFNQETIMKMASAV, via the coding sequence ATGAAAGATGAATATATTTTGGAACTGCAACATATTAGAAAAGAATATCCCGGTGTAGTTGCGCTAAAGGATGTTTCTCTGGAGGTAAAAAAGGGTGAAATTCTTGCATTGATTGGAGAGAATGGCGCCGGAAAATCCACGTTGATTAAGACCTGTTCCGGTGCAGTTATCCCTACCTCCGGTAAAATAGTGATTAATGGGAAGGAATTTACCCATATGTCCCCTCAGCTTGCTGCAGAAAATGGGATAGCAATTATTTACCAGGAATTCAATAATGTAAAAGGGCTTTCGGCTGCTGAGAATCTTTTCCTGGGAAACCCGATCAGGAAGGGAATCATTGTTGATAAAAAAGCGATGGAGAAAGAAGCTGAAAAAGCGTTTGCACAATTGAATATTAAGATTGACCCAAAGACTCTGGTTGGGGATCTTACTGTCGGTTATCAGCAGATGATCGAGATTGCCAAGGCAATTTTGCAGGATGCAAAGGTGCTGATTATGGATGAACCCTCTGCTCCGCTCACTAATGCCGAAGTTGAGAGTATGTTCAAAGTATGTGAATTGCTAAAAGAAAAGGGAGTATCTATCATATACATTTCCCATAGGCTGGAAGAGATATACAGACTATCGGATCGCATTGTAGTACTGCGTGACGGTGAATATATCAAAACCCTGATAACAAAGGATTCCCATGTTGATGAACTGATCCAGTTGATGGTGGGACGTTCTTTGAGTGAGACATTTCCTCCGCGTGAGACAGATTATAAAAAGGATGAAGTTATTCTGGAGCTGCAGAATATAAGTGGTAATGGAGATAAGGACATTAATTTACAGGTTCGTAAAGGTGAAATTCTTGGGCTTGGCGGCCTGGTAGGTGCCGGCAGGACAGAACTGGTACAGATGATTTTTGGTGCTGCAAAGAAGACAGAAGGAAAGATGCTGTTTAAAGGAAAAGAAATCAATCCCAAGTCTCCGAGAGAAGCGATTGACATTGGAATTGCGCTGGTGCCCGAGGATCGTAAACGCCATGGTGTATTGCTTGGAGTATCCATAAAAAATAATATTAATATGCCAATATACAAGAAGATATCCAGAGCGTCAGTAATTAACAATAAAAAGGAATTGGAAATAGCAAAGAAATACGAACATGAATTATTAATTAAAACCCCTACATTGCATCAATTAGTAAAAAATTTAAGCGGAGGAAATCAGCAGAAAGTCATTATTGGCAAATGGCTTGCTGCGAATTCAGAATTGATTATCTTTGATGAGCCGACACGCGGAATCGATGTAGGCGCCAAAGCTGAGATTTATAAGCTGATGAACGAAGTAATCGCGAATGGTAAAACAATTTTATTAATTTCATCAGAAATGGAAGAATTAATGGGAATGTCAGATAGGATTATAGTTTTGGCAGAAGGCCGGATCACCGGTGAATTGAAAAAAGAAGAATTTAATCAAGAAACTATAATGAAAATGGCATCTGCCGTTTAG
- a CDS encoding ABC transporter permease yields MKNTIIKVLKEKAIWVVFIILFIAFSLANPRFLSSSNLFTIARQVSMLGIASIGMTFVILISGIDLSTGSIITFVNIVAAFLMVNMGFGMVAAIIVSLLLSMLVGVLNGCLISTIGIPAIIATFATQIVFEGASYLISGGTPIYGFDERFKVIGQGYLGPVPVPVIIMIVCFAIGSFILNKSYFGRYFYAVGGNEEAAKLSGIRVGITKYLVYALSGLFAGLAGIVMLSRTNSAQPTAGLGYEFDVITCVVLGGVSITGGYGKMSNVIAGVLIIGILTNGMVLMNVSTYMQMVVKGIVLVLAVGFDSLQKKRALT; encoded by the coding sequence ATGAAGAACACAATCATAAAAGTATTAAAAGAAAAAGCTATATGGGTTGTATTTATCATTCTGTTTATAGCATTTTCACTGGCAAACCCCAGGTTTTTATCCTCAAGTAATTTGTTTACCATAGCACGTCAGGTATCCATGTTAGGTATTGCATCCATAGGAATGACTTTTGTCATCCTAATTTCCGGTATTGACCTTTCTACCGGTTCTATTATTACCTTTGTTAATATTGTAGCAGCGTTTTTAATGGTAAATATGGGATTTGGTATGGTTGCTGCTATTATTGTATCCTTACTGTTATCTATGCTTGTTGGCGTTCTGAACGGCTGTCTGATATCGACGATCGGAATTCCGGCGATTATCGCGACCTTTGCGACACAGATTGTCTTTGAAGGCGCCTCCTATCTTATCAGCGGAGGAACACCGATTTATGGCTTTGACGAAAGATTTAAAGTAATAGGCCAAGGTTATCTGGGGCCTGTTCCTGTTCCGGTAATTATTATGATTGTCTGCTTTGCAATCGGTTCCTTTATCTTGAATAAGAGTTACTTCGGACGCTACTTCTATGCAGTCGGCGGCAACGAAGAGGCAGCAAAGCTTTCCGGTATCAGAGTAGGCATTACAAAGTATCTGGTATATGCATTATCCGGTTTATTTGCAGGTCTTGCCGGTATCGTTATGTTATCACGCACCAATTCAGCGCAGCCTACGGCAGGTTTGGGATATGAATTCGATGTTATTACATGTGTTGTACTCGGTGGAGTATCCATCACCGGCGGTTACGGTAAGATGTCGAATGTAATAGCGGGTGTATTGATCATAGGAATTCTTACCAATGGTATGGTTCTTATGAATGTAAGTACTTATATGCAGATGGTTGTAAAGGGCATTGTACTTGTGCTGGCAGTAGGCTTTGACAGCTTACAGAAAAAAAGAGCGCTTACTTAA
- a CDS encoding IS110 family transposase, producing the protein MKEKIDYLSTLFVGIDIASRIHVISALDFNQEFFIKMKSIENTQEGAALLESLIVDVLTANHQFKFVVIGMESTGFYGVHLANYLSASDLLAPFSVRVYCLNPKEVKNYKKSFNDIGKNDGIDSFVIADFARVGRISIKPWRGSQYLALQRLTRHRMHITECIAREKTYMLNNIFLKFSEYALLRNGEHPFSNKYGATAEAILTEFTTNEDIVNTSIEDLVVFISSKSKGRIADPEETAKIIQAAARNSYRLDKCLYEPLTISIASSFNCISSFEKELKAIDKAILQTVQGLNPEEYTVLNSIPGIGKVYSAGILAEIGSVKVFQSADSLAKYCGIVWNDNDSGDFESEDKHMSKAGNRYLRYYIIEATGSVIRHCPEYEHFYHKKYAETRNHQHKRALALTSRKFIRLLYGLLDKSQLYSPEKSR; encoded by the coding sequence GTGAAAGAAAAAATCGATTACCTCTCAACGCTTTTTGTTGGGATTGATATTGCATCCCGTATTCATGTTATTTCTGCACTTGATTTTAATCAGGAGTTCTTCATAAAAATGAAATCTATTGAAAATACTCAAGAAGGTGCAGCTCTTCTTGAAAGTCTAATTGTTGATGTCCTTACTGCAAATCATCAGTTCAAATTCGTTGTAATCGGCATGGAATCAACAGGATTTTATGGAGTTCATCTGGCCAATTACCTTTCAGCCAGCGATCTATTAGCTCCATTTTCCGTCCGTGTTTATTGCCTCAATCCAAAGGAAGTGAAGAATTACAAAAAGTCCTTCAACGACATTGGAAAAAATGATGGCATAGATTCCTTTGTTATTGCTGATTTTGCCCGTGTTGGCCGTATCAGCATCAAGCCTTGGCGTGGTTCCCAATATCTCGCCTTACAACGCCTTACCAGACATCGTATGCACATCACTGAATGTATTGCCAGAGAGAAAACATATATGTTAAATAACATTTTTCTGAAGTTCAGTGAGTATGCCTTATTACGCAATGGAGAGCATCCTTTTTCAAATAAATATGGTGCTACAGCCGAGGCTATTCTTACAGAGTTCACAACAAATGAGGACATAGTAAATACCTCTATTGAAGACCTTGTTGTATTCATTAGCTCTAAAAGTAAAGGTCGCATCGCAGATCCGGAAGAAACAGCTAAGATAATACAGGCTGCAGCTCGTAATTCATACAGGCTTGATAAATGCCTATATGAGCCACTTACGATATCAATTGCCTCCTCATTTAACTGCATCAGCTCTTTTGAGAAGGAATTAAAAGCAATTGATAAAGCAATCCTTCAAACTGTGCAAGGGTTAAATCCCGAGGAATATACAGTGCTTAATTCCATCCCTGGAATTGGCAAGGTTTACTCTGCCGGAATTCTTGCTGAAATAGGTTCTGTTAAAGTTTTTCAAAGTGCTGACTCACTCGCAAAATACTGCGGTATCGTTTGGAATGATAATGATTCAGGCGATTTTGAATCAGAAGACAAACATATGAGTAAGGCTGGCAACCGTTACCTTCGGTATTACATCATTGAAGCAACTGGAAGTGTTATAAGACACTGTCCTGAGTATGAACACTTCTATCATAAGAAATATGCTGAAACAAGAAACCATCAGCACAAACGTGCACTCGCGTTGACTTCCCGTAAATTTATACGTCTGCTCTATGGTCTGCTGGACAAGAGCCAACTCTACTCTCCGGAAAAGAGTAGGTAA